Proteins from one Malania oleifera isolate guangnan ecotype guangnan chromosome 4, ASM2987363v1, whole genome shotgun sequence genomic window:
- the LOC131154532 gene encoding uncharacterized protein LOC131154532: protein MGIEERNTQLHINEGKTHQAWTLSRHVFCDLSCVSPVMFLYLLKECYFAGTCKATAKFRALQHQVHQILYNNPHPGPATFVVQCLYILPGFGEYCEGFSHLIISALRRRLKAGTTPADSLEAKQLAAHLFVDVLGGCVFHEERILVKLLQIFDVTLMNIEKALCNSEVESNSSLDEAKQVVEQYIFELIESQSFMTAVSLLEHFSIRQSGQSFLFQMILKKEFRAAEKWATFMGKPMLCVLVQEYINKNMLKNAYEIVKKNNLRQEFPDIYHKFKGSSLKKLAEKGCWEIAEANINDDRELIEYLVYLAMEAGYTEKVDELCDRYSLEGFVRAKEPEASLLQSRYLHLNELDLEGVVWVDEVSGLQSATSHIEECKVVGIDCEWKPNYEKGSKPNKVSIMQIASERKVFVFDMIKLFEDVPEILDNCLVRILHSPRILKLGYNFQCDAQQLAYSYGELECFKHYEMLLDIQNVFREPRGGLSGLAMKILGAGLNKTRRNSNWEQRPLSQNQLEYAALDAAVLVHIFRHVRGHSQPASLSEGHAKIEWKSHIVSRMDNQKMTKKQITSKDKSEGGLNKDSQLS, encoded by the exons ATGGGCATAGAGGAAAGAAACACACAGCTACACATCAATGAGGGAAAAACTCATCAAGCATGGACGCTTAGCCGACATGTTTTTTGTGATCTCTCGTGTGTTTCTCCAGTCATGTTCTTGTACCTCTTAAAGGAATGTTATTTTGCAG GTACATGTAAAGCAACAGCAAAATTTCGTGCTCTTCAGCATCAAGTCCatcaaatactatataataatccCCATCCTGGCCCAGCTACTTTTGTCGTTCAGTGTCTTTATATCCTGCCAGGGTTTGGAGAATATTGTGAAGGCTTCAGTCACTTAATAATTTCTGCCCTTCGCCGTCGCCTGAAAGCTGGAACCACCCCAGCAGACTCCTTGGAAGCTAAACAGCTTGCTGCCCATTTATTCGTAGATGTTCTTGGGGGTTGTGTCTTTCATGAAGAGAGGATTCTTGTGAAGTTATTGCAAATTTTTGATGTCACATTGATGAACATTGAGAAAGCTTTATGCAATTCAGAAGTTGAAAGTAACAGTAGTTTGGACGAGGCAAAGCAAGTTGTAGAACAGTATATATTCGAATTGATAGAATCTCAGTCATTTATGACAGCAGTCAGTCTACTAGAACACTTCTCTATTCGTCAGTCAGGGCAATCTTTTCTATTTCAAATGATTCTGAAAAAGGAATTCAGAGCAGCTGAGAAATGGGCAACATTTATGGGGAAGCCGATGTTGTGTGTACTTGTCCAGGAATACATTAATAAGAATATGCTGAAGAATGCTTACGagattgtaaaaaaaaataatctacGACAGGAATTTCCAGATATATATCACAAATTTAAAGGGAG CTCTTTAAAGAAACTTGCAGAAAAAGGATGTTGGGAAATTGCAGAGGCAAATATAAACGATGATAGAGAACTCATTGAATATCTG GTTTATTTGGCTATGGAAGCTGGCTACACAGAGAAGGTTGATGAACTCTGCGACCGCTACTCCCTTGAGGGTTTTGTGAGAGCTAAAG AACCTGAGGCAAGTCTCTTGCAAAGTCGCTATCTTCATCTTAATGAATTGGATTTAGAAGGTGTTGTTTGGGTTGATGAGGTTAGTGGTTTGCAAAGTGCAACAAGCCACATTGAGGAATGTAAAGTTGTTGGGATTGATTGCGAATGGAAACCCAATTATGAGAAAGGCAGCAAACCAAACAAG GTGTCTATCATGCAAATTGCTTCTGAAAGGAAGGTTTTTGTCTTTGACATGATAAAGTTGTTTGAAGATGTGCCTGAGATTTTAGACAATTGCCTCGTACGCATTTTGCATTCCCCCCGAATTCTGAAACTAG GCTATAATTTTCAATGCGATGCACAGCAACTAGCTTATTCATATGGTGAGTTGGAGTGTTTTAAGCACTATGAAATGCTACTGGACATTCAGAATGTGTTCAGAGAACCTCGAGGTGGTCTCTCTGGGCTTGCAATG AAAATACTGGGTGCTGGTTTGAACAAGACAAGACGGAACAGCAACTGGGAGCAACGACCTTTGAGCCAAAATCAG CTAGAATATGCTGCTCTTGATGCTGCTGTACTTGTTCACATATTCCGTCATGTTCGTGGTCATTCTCAGCCTGCTAGTCTATCAGAAGGCCATGCCAAAATTGAGTGGAAGTCTCACATT GTTTCCCGCATGGATAACCAAAAAATGACAAAGAAGCAGATTACAAGTAAAGACAAGTCTGAAGGTGGACTTAACAAGGATTCACAATTGAGCTAG